A stretch of the Poseidonibacter parvus genome encodes the following:
- a CDS encoding ATP-binding protein: MVHRKLESTIVEMLESFRIVAINGPRQSGKTTLQKKIAKNKNMKYYTFDEATIFDTASSDPKGFIDYISKDENVAIDEVQMIPDIIPPIKMSVDEENRKGMFLLTGSSDMFKNSKIKESLAGRMVSFNLFPLSYSEINSRDINIIDKLFSDNFNKFDINFESISKEEFINAVINGGYPEVYNLPQKAKKAWYDFYIKARITKDIASIENVQVDTISHLSKLLKVLAGQVASLVNYSNIAKSIGIADKTVAKYIGLLEALYIIKLVPSYSNNTLKKVTKSPKVHFIDSGLASFLLNASVESSMIGKNEHLGNLVETFVYSELIKHQSFANEEVEIYHFRDQQKKEVDFVLESSSGDIVALEIKSGSNIKSEHFKGLLAIAKTIKNKNFKGIVFYGGDKVLPFKIEEYQFWAIPLKTLI, from the coding sequence ATGGTACATAGAAAATTAGAATCCACAATAGTAGAAATGTTAGAATCTTTTAGAATAGTAGCTATTAATGGCCCTAGACAATCAGGTAAAACAACTTTGCAAAAGAAAATAGCGAAGAATAAAAATATGAAGTATTATACTTTTGATGAAGCTACAATTTTTGATACAGCAAGTTCTGACCCTAAAGGTTTTATAGATTATATTTCAAAAGATGAAAATGTTGCTATTGATGAAGTTCAAATGATACCTGATATTATACCTCCAATAAAAATGAGTGTTGATGAAGAAAATAGAAAAGGTATGTTTTTACTTACTGGTTCTTCTGATATGTTTAAAAATTCAAAAATAAAAGAATCATTAGCTGGAAGAATGGTTAGTTTTAATCTATTTCCTTTATCATATAGTGAAATTAATTCTAGAGATATAAATATCATTGATAAGTTATTTAGTGATAACTTTAATAAGTTTGATATAAACTTTGAGAGTATAAGTAAAGAAGAATTTATAAATGCTGTAATTAATGGTGGTTATCCTGAAGTTTACAACTTACCACAAAAAGCCAAAAAAGCATGGTATGATTTTTATATAAAAGCTAGAATAACAAAAGATATAGCAAGTATTGAAAATGTACAAGTAGATACTATCTCTCATTTATCAAAACTTCTAAAAGTTTTAGCAGGGCAAGTAGCTTCACTTGTAAATTATTCAAATATTGCTAAGAGTATTGGAATTGCAGATAAAACTGTTGCAAAATATATAGGTTTACTTGAAGCATTATATATTATAAAACTAGTACCTTCTTATTCAAATAATACACTTAAAAAGGTAACTAAAAGTCCAAAAGTCCATTTTATTGATTCAGGACTTGCAAGTTTTTTACTTAATGCAAGTGTTGAATCATCTATGATAGGTAAAAATGAACACTTAGGAAATTTAGTAGAAACCTTTGTTTATAGTGAGCTTATTAAACATCAATCATTTGCTAATGAAGAAGTAGAAATATATCACTTTAGAGATCAACAAAAAAAAGAAGTTGATTTTGTACTGGAATCAAGTTCAGGAGATATAGTAGCCTTAGAAATAAAATCAGGTTCAAATATTAAAAGTGAGCATTTTAAAGGTCTTCTTGCAATAGCTAAGACAATTAAAAATAAAAATTTTAAAGGTATAGTATTTTATGGCGGGGATAAAGTTCTACCATTTAAAATTGAAGAATACCAATTTTGGGCAATTCCTTTAAAAACATTAATTTAG